gtcaattagaagagagagaaatcttgaagataatgatgatgttggagatattttagattaataaataaataaatattagtttattaatattttaatttgatttttttaatgatattattttattgttattaatttatttagtatatatatatatgtggaaagaaggaTGAAAAGTATCCATCCATTCTCACCATTTTTGCATGcattaacgtgagaagaagaggggaagaaagaaagctttgctttctttacaatttggtcctttcaccaaaaatccaccattttcacttagaaatcaaaagaatttccatatccatcaagagagaaagatggcaaggagactatggggagctagaatatcaagttagattcaagaaatagaagctggaggagggagaaaatcaagttaaagattgaaatcaatggcataaggtaagaacatcaagatttttatatacttttgagtttgatattattgaaaaagtaggaaattaatgttaaggtaaagtttcattatataaggttctatattcttgttatgttagtaaaggaaataagagaaagtgatgaatatattgaagagaaatgaaaggaaagtgttataaatttagttatcaacattttacactaaaatagttttgaaacagcagcagtagtctgactttgaaaatctaccaaaatcatatgaattgaattagaggatgaaaaaatatgaaattaaatcttattgagtctagtttctcataaaagaaacggtgtaagcaatggaattgtaaattatgagatataataggttttgtgagataaggtcagaatgatttcgggttccctgtactgactttggaaaatcaaaaaaattggagaaaaataattagtggcttaaatttatatgtttaaatccttactgagtctattttaatataaataaacggtaacatcatccgaatcccgtacgatgagataattaattttagtgaagaagggtcgaaactgtcagacagcagaacagggatgactttaaagaataaactgtacttattggctaaactaaaattcttaaaattttatggtaagaagatatgtgagtctagtttcatagaaaattaacggatctcaatttggagttctgtagctcaagatataaataatttagtgactatgactcaagtggacagctttgaatgaatataaataaatgtgaaattatagataatgttacatataagcatgttatatatattaaggatgtggaatggagaggaggaggaggaaaataagtGTATGGATATTCTGCTAGCATGGGTTTGCAttataaatggttaatttgcatgatttgggctctggactgaattgaataaaagtaaaactttagggtaattttggaaaaatgtcaaaatgaccaaattgcatgaaatgagttgttttattaaatgaaaaattaattttagatcaagatcggtagaaaatcgagaaaatggaaaattactaaaatgcccttGTATCTTGGTATTTCGCATATCAccgtaagtttgtatgaactatattcgtataattttaattaaagtgaatgttattttatgatgaatattatatggatatgtgttttaatattgaaattgaattattattggtaatatgtacaATTATTAGATGCAAGTGAGATGATTATCTAAGCTTGATTGTGGTTGGTAGGAAATGTTACATTATTTAtgttgtgaagaattataaaagcaagttaataatttgaaagtttaacaatttatggaatttttatagttattagatgttttgaaatgattatcggaagcttgttggagatatatcacattatccatcggttctatcggtaattttggatgactTGATTCGGTTATTATGGCgtataagttaatttggttaacgttagctcattaatgttttgattttgattggttataaatatgaacgttaggtaaaaatgaaatgtctgaaaattaattagtaaactccggtaatgcctcgtaccctattccagtgtcgaatatgggtaagaggtgttacacaaTAAGTCCAAgaatttagaaaatgggtccATAAGCAAAAGATGGTGCAATATGACAGTTCAACTGTTTAAGTTCAGTCCAAAAATATAACATATGGTATTATAATCACTTGATAACTTCataacttataaaaaatatttaaaatatatattatgccAATTTTTATGTCTACAACAAATCAAGGTTAAATTATCCAAGCATTCATTGTgccatatattatttataacaaataaattatcttaCTTTACAAGTATGATTATAACAAGtgattgataattaattttagtgaaatgATGATTATCGAATTTACCTTAATATTTGTCAAGAGTTTTACCCTTTCACCTTAACATTGAAAACTTAGAATAACATAGCAAAATTAAACAACTCAAACTTAGATGAAAAGACATATTACATAtaagaaacttgaaattttatatgaataatgaAACAAACACTTAACAGGAAAATGATCTTGATCCCAACTTCAAGATGCCTTTTATTATGAAACCAAAGGCTACTTATAGAGGTTTGTGAAGAGGAAAATGACAATGCAAATGACTTTGTAATAATACATTTCTTGGCCTACTTCTTTATCATCTTTCGGGTCAGTTCTCACATGTTAAATGATGACTTCTTTTGTCCAAGTTAACGTCTCCCAATGGGAAACATCTAAGAAAGTTGATTGATGGTTTCCACCTTGTCTATTCATTGTAGAAATTTCAATTCGAAACTCCATGTTTGTTAGGAAATATGATCCAAACACGAAAATGTGTCAAAATTGTCCATCAATGTGAAACTTGTAACTTTATCTTTACTTTTGGGTTTCTTCCTGAAGTATTTTGGTGCTGGTGTTCCAATATTTGAATAGATCTTCAAATTCCATTTCTGACGACATAAAGTACACCCAAAATGTAGTCTTAAAGCTCGAGACATGATCGAAGCACTAAGAATTGTTCCAGCTAGAAGTTCTGAATGTgtccaaattacaaattttgaatctttgagCTTCGAAGTTTCACTTATCATCTTGGATCAATTTTAGGCTTAGTGCATTTAATCTCATGGTTCCATGTATTGGCATATTCTTTCCAAACCTATTTTACCTACAAATTCCAAAtggaatattttattgaaactaaatgagtgaaaaacactaaaaatacataatatttacaatacaaacaaaaaaatcaaatcattaaaatgaatttaaaaatataaaatactcaaGAAACCAAAAAAATGTAAGTAAGATATAGTCCAAAATAATCATATGATGAGGACTTATCATACCCCCATAGTAAcatttttacttgtcctcaagcagTAGAAAAAGAAGTTTcgttccctaaaattttaatgattaggACTCATCAAAATATTGTGGTTGTGGTAATATCCCTAAATCGAGTCTAGTAGTTTTTGGTGTATTTTTCAGGTTTCGAGTGtgaatttaagattttatcGGGACAAAGGCAAAGCTAAGCTTCTTTAAGTTTTTTCGTTTTTCTGTGAGTAATCAgggaattataaaaaaatatgctaagtttttatgtttttcagtGTGAGTGGTTAAGAATTGCCATAAATATGCTAACTAATATGTTTTTCATtatgaatgttaaatgtttGTATCTTGTGTGCGAACTATGATGGTTTTCAATAacattgcttttaaaattatgttcCAATAGTAAGTTTTCtacaaatttcttttttccaCTTTTGAGACTCTATTTTTAAGATATGTTTTATGGGTGCTCTTAAGCAAGCctatgtttttatatatgtttttaaagtacgattttataaaatattttttacgaACTTTGGTTCGAGCTCTATGAGCAAGTTTTTTTAACTGTCATTCTGAGGCGTTATAAAGAAATCCGCATGCCCAACGAGACAAAATTCTAGTAAACAAACCAGTCTTGTGACCTAAGGCAGACCTTGTTTGTGTTTTTCTAAAAGGTATGTCTGAGCTAGCTTCGCAACCTAAGGGAAACCCAGACTCGaggttttaaatgttttatttaagtGAAACAGTCCTCACGACCTAAGGCATGCTCTATTCGTAAACTTTGAGATTCGACTATTAAGTTTTTGAAATTGTGTCACAAAACATATGTTTTCTAATAGGATCTGCTAAATGGGTCTCGCAATCTCACCTGCAAACCCAGCacacaaaatgattttaagactaagttttctttttattttgagctctatttttaaaacataccatGTGGATTTTTGGTTATTCACTAAGTTCAAAATGAACTCACCTACTCCTCTCTTACTTTGTAAGTAAGTATGTCGCCGATAGTAGGCGAGGCTCACTCCTGATTCGATATTGGCGAATCTGAGAAAATATGTGATGGggtttatattattattagggTTTAGAATTACCATAAGCTGACTCTGTCTGAAATAATCTCTTTTATGCTAAGTTTACCTATTGTTGTGAACCATATTTGGTGTGACTTATTATTAAGTATTATGAATAAAGATCAAAGTCTATTCATGCATGAAAGTTCTATATATTTCTTTGGTTATAATATGTAGGTTTGATTAATGGGAAGTATAACTTGTCTATtacttcaaaaattatatttgtacaCCTATAATATGTATTTATGCGAACCCTACTATATTATGATAAACTTTACATGAGTGTTTTCTAGTTGTTAAGTTTGTTCATTTGCGAAACTATATTGCATATTGAAAACTTAAAATGTATGTGAGTCTGTGACTTTGGTGAAAATTTGTACTTTGTGTGAAATTAGCTCGTGCTAGATACTGGTATGCAAACTtatgttatttaatgtttacaaattctTAAGCCTTTTTGTTGTGAAGACATGCAACCCTTTCTTTGTGGTTTGTAAGCTCCCATGTTTATATTCATTGTATGAACAATTTCATTGTGGTGTTTAATTTAACACATTAATATCTATCTTTAAGTGGTGTGTTAGAAGTTAGGTTGGGAGTAAACAAAGAGTCACTTTGGTGCCTAATGTGCCACACCAGATTTGGGTCAAACCTTCTCagttggtatcaaagctatgTTCGCCGGAGTGACCATCCGACTGGCAAGCTCGCCAAGGTGGCGAGGTGTGAATTAGCCAAGTGAGTCCGTTAGAATTGATAAAGTAAGTTCACCAAGATTTTGAAGTgttatatgtgtgaaatttCTTATTTATGGTAGGATTTGGAGCAACATCGCATTTGGTTCAGGCATATCTTTTGCAGGATGACACCTCAAATCATCCCTTTGTTACTCGCCAATCCAATAAGTTCTATTTTGTGAACTGTGTTTGCATATAAGTTGTGTTTGGTGAACTATGTTTGCATATAAGCTGTGTTTGGTAAACTATGTTCGCAAGTCTATCTGTTAAGTTTTTGATACCCAGTTACATATGTTTGAAGACTTACCTAACTCAGTATGCCATGTACATTTAGAGTAAGAAAGAATGCCTCCCCACAAAGTGAATACAAATTATGTGAATGTAGCTACTAACCTCTTAGAAGGTAACCAGACTTCGGCTATGTAGGAGCAACCCCACAAGGTGAACATCTTGGAAGAAGGCATGGAGCCTTTGGTTCAAGATATGATTAGATCTTTTTAGCAAGTTGTTGATGCCAACCCTACACCTGCAAATCGTGGTTTACTACAACTCTAAGGTTGTTTAGAATGTCTACGAGCTCTTGATGGAATGGAATTTATTGGTGTTCAAGACTCTAAGGGAATTTTATGGAAGGAAATGGCATGTACTGATCAAGAGAAGCTAGGGTGCATTATGTCCCTAATCACCAACAAAGCTCATCGTTGGTGGAATACCATGAAGCAAGGAACTGTTCAGGATATATTGATGTGGGAGTTCTTGTTAGTGACTTTCAAAAGGAAGTTCATGGGTGAGCAATATATGGAGGATCGTAAGCATGAGTTCATCAACATTGTGCAAAGTGAACTACTAATGCCCGAGTATAAGGCAGAATTTGTGCAACTGAGCTAGTACGCATCAGAGATGGTTTTACAGGAGAAAGATCATTGTCAGTGATTTCATTTTGATCTCCGTCATGATATCTAGCTTGACTTGGTGACTAATGATACTGCGAACTTCAATGAACTGGTGCacaaatccaaatcaattcaagatattaaggctttgtgaacCAAAATGGGTACTTGAAAGCAAGTGTCTAGGCGAGTGTCCAAAATGGACCGCGACTCGTGAAACTCTGGAAGAAACATTAAGCAAAGCTTCAGGTTAGACTGTTCGCATCAGAAGAACGACAACTAGGATGGAAATGAGGGTTTGCATAGGTGTGTGAACTGGCCTTATTACGAGCACTATGAAAGAAGGCATCCTGGTGAGTGTTGAAAGATGACTGGAGGTTGTTTCAAATAAGGTTCTAAAGATCACTTGATAAAAGACTGTCCAGAATGTCGGGAGAGTTTGCAAGTTCAGACTGCAACCCCCACTCAAGTACGAACTAGTAGTCAGAGAGGCAGAGGCAAAAAAATAATGCTAGTTGAGTAACAGACTTTAACTCGCACTATTGCGACCCAAGAAGAAGATTCAAAAGGCCTTGTGAGAGTTTATGCTGTGAGGGAACCCCATTAGCAAAGTGCCACCAATGTTATTACAGGTACCTTCACTTTATAAactattctattattttctctGATTGACTCTGGTTCCACACGTTCCTATGTTTTAAGTGAACTAGCTAGTGAATTGGGCAATCCTGTGAGAACCATAAATCAAGGAGTAACTGTCACTAGTTCATTTGGGAATAGTCTTTTGGTCAAAGAAGTATATCGTCAGTGTCCACTAATTATTCAAGATCAAGTTTTCAATGCAACTTGATGGAATTACCATTCTATGGGTTCAGCGTGATTTTGGGAATGGCTTGGCTGACTGAGCACAAAGCCAAAATTGACTTCTAGGTACAAAAAGTTACCTTGCAAAGTAGTGAAGGGCAGGAAGTTGTGGTGTTTGGTGAGTGAGCTCAGTTTATGACTAATGTAGTCTCAGCAATGAAGGCAAAAAGAATGTTGGGAAAAAGGCTACGAAGCTTATCTCTCTTTTGTGATGGGTTCACGGGATATGGCAAAAGGTGTTAGCAAGATGCGAACTGTACAAGACTTTCCTGATATGTTTCCTGACGAGTTACCTGGGTTACCTTCAGACTGCAAAGTGGAGTTTGCCATTGAGTTCTATCATAGTAGTACGTCAGTTTTGCTTATGACGTACCGCATGGCACCCAAGCAGCTGAAGATACAACTTCAGAAGCTACTTGATAAGGGTTTCATTCAACCTAGTATATCACCTTAAGGTTTGTCGATGTTGGTtgtgaagaaaaaggatggtaGCATGAGGATGTTCATTGACTAGACACAATTAAATAAGCTAACTGTTAAAAACAAGTACCCATTGCTAAGAATTGacgacttgtttgatcagttgcaAGGTGCCACTATGTTTTCAAATATCGATTTGCAATCTAGATACTACCAACTCACAATGAAGGAGTTTGATATGTTGAAGACAACTTTCAAAATGAGATATGGGCTCTACGAGTTCTTAGTGATTCCTTTTAGTTTAACAAATGCACCTGCTGCTTTTATGGACCTAATGAATTGAGTGTTCCATGAATACCTAGACTGGTGTGTGGTGTACTTTATTGATGACATTCCGGTATGTTCGCAAACTGAGGAAGAGCACAATACCCATCTACGAATTGTGTTGCAGATTCTGCGAGAGAAGCAGGTTTTCATGAAGTACAacaagtgtgagttttggctaAAAGAAGTGACATTTTTTTGGCACATCGTTTCAGCTAAAGGGGTTCACATGGACCCAAAGAAGATCAAAGTAATTGTAAAATTGAGATCGCCAAGAAGTGTAATTGAAGTATAAAGCTTTTTAAGGCTCGCAAGGTTTTATCGCAGGTTTGTTGAGGGATTCGGCACTATTGCAGCACCCTTAACAAAGTTGCTCCAAAAATAAGAGGAGTTCACATGGACAGAAGAAAGACAGCAGAGCTTCAACAAGCTTAAAGATATCCTCACTAAAGCACTTGTGTTAATCCAACCAAAACCAGAAAAGGAGTTCATGATTTACAAGGATGCCTCTCATAGAAGGCTtagatgtgtgttgatgcaaaAAGGGAAGGTGGTAGCTTATGCTCTCAGAAAACTGAAGGTTCGTGAGCGTAACTACCAAACCCACGATTTGGAGCTAGCAACAGTGGTGTTCGAGCTGAAGATTTGGCAACATTACTTGATTATAGAGAAGTGTACCATCTAAATAGACCACAAAAGTCTCAAGTTCTTGGTACACATaaggagttgaatttgagacaaagAAGATGGATAGATTTGCTGATGTATTAAGACTCTATGATAGAGTATCACCCTAGCAAGGCAAATATGGTAGTTGATACGTTAATAGGGAAGTCAGTAAGTGATTTGCGAGCTTTGTTCGCGCAACTGAGTGTGAAAAGTGATGGAGGACTGCTTGCAGAACTTCAAGTAAGGCTAAATTTTTCACAACAAATTATAAAACAGAAAGCTTCAGATGAAGAGTTGGTGAAGAGGGTTTGCCAAGTGAAACAAGCAGTGCAAGGTGACTTCGCACTAAATCATAAGGAAGTACTTTATTTTTGGGGAAGACTTTTTGTGCCCAGAGATGAGGAACTTTAGTAGATGATTCTTAATGAGGCTCACAATATCCCTTATGCGATGCACCCAGGAAGTAACAAGATGTATCATTGCCTCTGTGAACTTTATTGGTCACTTGGAATGAAACGAGTTGTTATAGATTTTGTGGCGAAGTGCTTAACCTATCATAAAGTAAAAGCAGAGCACCAGTATCCTTTAGGACTGCTTCAACCACTCAAGATTCCAGAACGGAAGTGGGAAACGATCACCATAGATTTTGTGACGGGATTACCACTGACTGTGACTAAGAAGGATGCTATTTCGGTGACTGTGGATCACCTTACCAAGAGTGtgcatttcttttttttttcacaaactataCTTTGCAAAGGCTAGCAAATATTTAAGTTGATGAGATAGTACGATTGCATGGTGTGCCAGTTTTCATTACTTCCAATCTTGATCCTTGATTTATTTCGAGATTCTGGAAGAGTTTGTAAAGATCATTGTGTTCGAAGCTAAATTTCAGTATAGGttatcatcatcaaatacatGGTCAATTTGAGAGAGTGATACAAGTGCTGGAAGGCATGCTACAAAGCTGTGTTTTGGAATTCGCGGGAAGTTGGGAACGTTATTTATCCTTAGCAAAGTTTTCCTATAACAACAGGTACCAAACAAGTATTCAAGTGTTGCCCTTTGAAGCCTTCCATGAAATGAAGTGTCGAACACCTCTGTGTTGGACTAAGTTGGATGAGAAGTGAATCATTAGACCTAGGTTGATTCACGAAACCAAAGGCAAGGTAAAGTTAATATGTGAAAGACTTAAGGTTGCTTTAGACAAATAGAAGTCCTATGctgaattaaaacaaaaaaaatgttgagTATCAAGTGGGTGAGCATGTACTTCTTAAAGTATCGCCATGGAAGAAAGTCCTAAGGCTTGGGCATAAAAGAAAGCGAAGCCCAATGTTCATTGGTCCCTATGAAATGGTGGAAAGAATCGATCCTATAGCATATTGACTAAAGTTTCCCTACGAACTTGATAAGAACCATAATGTGCTCCATGTGTCTATGCTAAGGAGATATCGTGCAAACCCATCCCATCTGGTGGCAACAGACATAGTAGAATTGTGACCTAACTTGACCTATGAGGAAGAACCAATAAAGATTGTGGCTCATGAAGTAAAAGTCTTGTGAAGCAAGAGAACTACCGTAGGTAGAGTGTTATGGAAAATTCACAAGACCAACAAAGGTACTTGAGAAATAGAACAATCAATGAAACAATAGTATCTTCAACTGTTTGGTGAAGAacatttcgaggacgaaatgtCTTAAgtgggggagaattgtaacatccTGAGAATAGGCATGTAGGATTTACCCTTGCAAGTAAGTATTCACAAGTTCTTCGATGAACTTGGGAATTTACCGAAGCGGGTTCGCCAAAAGAGTAGCAGTAAGGAGTTCACCAAGTGTTTCAACAATACTATATACACAAAATACACAATAAGAGAGTTCATCAGTGTGTTTGGCGAGCTAAGGTTCACCAGGTAAGTTGCGAACTAGCGTCCACTAGTTGAGTTGCGAACTGGGGGTTCACCGGTCAAAGATTGAGTTAGACTCAAATTAGGAAATAAATATTTGGTCTATCTAGAGATACTTTACATTCAAGTAACAATTTTCCTAATTCAAGTAGGGTATCCTAAGATTTCTAAGACATTTCAGTCTATAAATATAACCCTTAATTCTGAGAATTCTCTTATTGACTATTCTTCCATCAAGTCTTGTTCTGAGTCAAGTTTGTAGCACCAAAGGTAAGTCTTTGTCCTGTTAGATTTGATTGTCTAGAAATCTAGGTTCGTTTGCATGggtgaattttgtaattttttctatttaagtaATCTGTGTGTTTATTGTGAACCAGTCGAACCATTTACTAGTAAGGTTAAAGGCAAAGCTAAGCTTGTTTAAGTTTTTCCGTTTTTTAGTGAGTAATCGGGGATTCATCAAAAATATGCTAAACTATCATGTTTCTTAGTATGAGTGGTTAAGAATTGCCATAACTATGCTAACTAATATCTTTTCAGTATAAATGTTAAAGGTTTATATCTTATGTGCGAACTGTGATGGTTTTCAagaacttttcttttaaaattaagtttcaagAGTAAGTTTTCTACAAAACTCTATTTTCAAGTATTGAGACTCTATTTTCAAGATATATTTTTACAGTACGttttaaagatatgttttaTGCCTACTCCTAAGCGAGactatgttttaaaatatgtttttaaagtaTAGTTTTATAAACTGCGCTTTTACGCACTTTGGTGTGAGCTCTATGAGGAAATGTTTTCAAGCAAGCTCCCTATGTGAGCTCTATGTGATAAGCAAGCTCTCTTTTATATGTCTTTATTTGTGCTCCTTTTCGAGTCTTATGTTGGATATATTGGTATACCAAAGTATTGTGAGTACTCACATATCTGTTTCTGTGATATTAGGAGTTGAGGCCCTAGGACATGTGAAGAGATAAGGGAATCTCGAGCTATACTCCATTCATTGGGACATGTTGGTGTATAGGAGAGTGCATTTCCTCACGCTGCACTTAAAGGACATGTTTCtggactctttgagtcattcTGAGGCATTATAAAGAGATCTGTATATCCAACGAGACAAGATTCTGGTAAATGAACTGGTCTTGCGAACTAATGCAAACTATGTTCGTATTTTTCTGAAAACTATGTATGAGTTGGCTTTGTGACTTAAGGCGAACCCATAC
The Gossypium raimondii isolate GPD5lz chromosome 8, ASM2569854v1, whole genome shotgun sequence DNA segment above includes these coding regions:
- the LOC105793170 gene encoding uncharacterized protein LOC105793170; its protein translation is MAKGVSKMRTVQDFPDMFPDELPGLPSDCKVEFAIEFYHSSTSVLLMTYRMAPKQLKIQLQKLLDKDWCVVYFIDDIPVCSQTEEEHNTHLRIVLQILREKQVFMKYNKCEFWLKEVTFFWHIVSAKGVHMDPKKIKEFTWTEERQQSFNKLKDILTKALVLIQPKPEKEFMIYKDASHRRLRCVLMQKGKVVAYALRKLKVRERNYQTHDLELATVVFELKIWQHYLIIEKCTI